The sequence TGTTTTTACAAacctctttaatgtctggcttcatAGAAGAGAGCTGGAGTCTCCTGCTTCTTCACTCAGTCTGTGGCAATATgctgttttggttgaagtatctGAGGGAAATCTGGCCTCACACAGATATTTCATTGGGACAGGGAAGAGAAACTTAATAGCCTTTACAGGTAGCCTGGCTCTTCTCTGCTTCTGCATCAGAAGTTGACAGGGGGGGTAGTTTCATACAGGTTAGTTgcagtgtggaatctgaaaccttATCAGTAAACTTATAGTTTGTTACATTAAAGTTTATTGGTTTATCCTGCAGCTTGAATGAGTTTTTTTACCCATGCGTGTTTTTGTAAAATACTGATTCATTGAGCTATCAAGATTTTCTGAAAGTTGACACATTTTATTGTAcagttttttttgttgctgtttttgttgttttaattatttatttattttggctgcgccaggtcttagttgccgcatgcgaactcttaattgcggcatgcatgcaggatctacttccccgaccaggtttcaaacctgggtcccctgcattgggagctcggagtcttacccactggaccacctgggaagtcccaatTATACAGTTTTTCTAAACCACATCTGTTACTTTGACCATCAGCCTTATCAGATAGGTCTTCATTGGGGAGCTGTTGAGTTCATAGTGGCAGATAGAAGTTTTATGAAATCCTAAGTTTTACTTAAAAGCTCAAGTTTTCATTGGCAGCAAACACTGCCAGTTGTTTTCATTGACATCTTAACAGGCTCACTGcactcatttttgagaaaatacccATGTCTCTATTCTTAGTATGTGTATCAGTTACTTTTTCCAAGTAAAAATGGGGTTTTGTGGGGAAAAGAAGGTGACTGGTTTTTTTATTGCAGGTGAGCGATGGTAAAGAATACAGTGATGACAGTAGAGTTCGGTGCCACTAACCCGATTGATGCTAAGTTGTCCGTAGTTTTACCCGCGTTGTTTTgcaccatcagtgcaaatgtcagCTCAGTGAGAAAAGCAAACAGTATCTTAGGAAGATAAATAGGAACACACCTAAATAGTGTTATTAGGAAGATAGCTTTGATCTCATGGACTTCCTGAAAGGAGGGGCCTTGCCAAGTAACTCTTATTGGTGAGAGGGGTCCTCTCATATTCTCAGGTGTGTGTGGGTGGAGGGACCTGCCACACCCCTTAGGTGACTTAGAAATGTAAGCTTAGCATAAGGCCAGGCATGACGTTTCTTGGTATTCCTTCGAAGGCAGTTATTCCCTATTGCAGGAAGCTTTAGAGACTGGCAGTAGATGAAAAGTTTACTGAAGGTAAACTTCAAGGGTCAGGCTTGCCCTCCTTTCACTGTCTCTGCTGAAGTGCTCacagtgtctgtgtgtctctcagGTGACCCTGAGAGTGTGGCTGGGGAGTATGGACGACACTCCCTCTACAAGATGCTTGGATACTTCAGCCTGGTGGGGCTTCTGCGTCTGCACTCCCTGTTGGGGGATTACTACCAGGCCATCAAGGTGCTGGAGAACATCGAACTGAACAAGAAGGTAATTCATTCCCTGTTTCCTCAGGCCCACCTTCCCAGAGCCAGAAAGTCTGTCTGTCTGCTTCAAGAGAGACTCTGATCTATTATTAggacagatttcacagagaataAAAGAGGATTCTTCCCCAGGTCAGTGGAAAATTGAGATAAGAACTGGGAAAACCACTGCAGGGAAAATCTGAACCTGGACCAGGTGGTTTCTCTTTGGTGCTTAACAACACTTAAAATATTCAGCAGTCTTTTGATTCTATTTTCAAACCAGACTGAGGCTGgcagatttttacttttcaactTTCACTGAAGAATTAATGAAAGACTTACTTAGTTCTTAGGTGTCACAGGTAATGATACGTTAGCAGTGGTTGTTTTCCTAGCCACAGAAACTTGGTACGTTTTTGTttgatgtgtgtgtattttatctgTCCTTTCTTTTATAGGGCTTATTTGGAAAAGCAAGGACTAGAAAGCGAGAAAGAATGTGGAAGTGAGGTGTAGATGATTTAAGAGCTGAAAGAAATTTTAGGGTTAACTGGTCCAGTCCTTTTCTGTTACAGCCAAGAAAATGGAGTCCTCAGGTTACATAATCAGTAAATGGTACGATCTGCACTCAGAGCCTCTGACTTCAGAGCCAGGATTCCTCTGGGTAGTTCAGGGCCTCTGCAGGGAGCTCTCAGTGCTTCTACCTCAGCTGACACTTGGCCCCAGCAACTTTCAGATCCTACCTGGGATGAATTGGTCTTGAGATTCATGGCTGCTGCTTCTGCCTCCTTCCACAGAGTATGTATTCTCGTGTGCCCGAGTGCCAGGTTACCACATACTATTATGTCGGTTTTGCATATTTGATGATGCGTCGATACCAGGATGCTATCCGGGTCTTTGCCAACATCCTTCTCTACATCCAGAGGACCAAGAGCATGTTCCAGAGGACCACGTACAAATATGAGATGGTAAGGAGGCCTCTGACCAGCTGACACACCTATGCCAACAGTTTTTGGGTAAACGCCTTCCaaaattttgctattttatatgctttttatcaataggatgatttttttaatggctagcCTACTTAAGTGTTTTCTTTGTTACACCTATTACTTCAGATCGTTAACACCCTGATATTAAGGACAGGAtcttttgtttcacttttattcCCCAGCAGTGCCTAGAGTGTTCACTGGGCTGTGGGTGTTTAAAATCAGTTAGATGTGGGTACTGCCCTCAAGCAGTTTGCCTGGAGGAGGGTGGATTCAAAACATGCATAGAATTGGGAGCAGGTTTCTAAGCAGAGCAAAGCTGTtgagacttgggcttccctggtggcgcaacggttgagagtctgcctgccgatgcaggggacacgggttcgtgtaccggtccggaaggatcccacatgccgcggagcggctaggcccatgagccatggccgctgagcctgcacgtccagagcctgtgctccacaacgggagaggccacagcagtgagaggcccgcataccgggaaaaaaaaaaaaaaaaaaaaaagatgttgagaCTTGGAAGTATGGTCATGTAGTAGCGCAATAAATCATCTTGGCTAGAAGGCAGGAGAGCAGCCAGATCGGGGTATTAGAGTCTGAGATAACCTTCACTACCCAGCTAAAGTATTTACTCTTTATTCTGGAGGCATTAAGTGCCATCAACGATTTCTGGGTGAATTGATCATACATAATTGGTATTGAACGATTGACCTGCCAGTGATGTGTAGGGTGGATTGGTGAGACCGAGGCAGAGGTACCAGTAAAGAATCCAGGAAACAACTACAGAGGACCTGGAACTAGGCCAGAAGTTCCGTAGAGCTAGAGGGAGGATTGGAGGAGACATTGGGAAAGTTAGCTGAAGGGTGTAAGACAAGGGAGAAGTCAGAGGTCTGTACAGAGTGTACTTGGGAGGATGGTGGGGACCTCAGAAGATCCATTCCTTTGACCCTGCACCgatctctccctccacccccagattAACAAGCAGAATGAGCAGATGCACGCCCTGCTGGCCATCGCCCTCACCATGTACCCCATGCGTATCGATGAGAGCATTCACCTGCAGCTGCGGGAGAAATATGGGGACAAGATGCTACGCATGCAGAAAGGTGACCCACAGGTCTACGAGGAACTTTTCAGCTACTCCTGCCCCAAGTTCCTGTCACCTGTAGTGCCCAACTATGACAACGTACACCCCAATTACCACAAGGAGCCCTTCTTACAGCAGCTGAAGGTGTTTTCTGATGAGGTGCAGCAGCAGGCCCAACTCTCAACCATCCGCAGCTTCCTCAAGCTCTACACCACCATGCCTGTGGCCAAGCTGGCCGGCTTCCTGGACCTCACTGAGCAGGAGTTCCGAATCCAGCTTCTTGTCTTCAAACACAAAATGAAGAACCTGGTGTGGACCAGTGGCATCTCTGCCCTCGATGGCGAATTTCAGTCAGCCTCTGAGGTGGACTTCTACATCGATAAGGTATGACTGCCCCTTGGGCTAGGTTCTCAAGGCACCTACTGTTCTGGGCATCTGGGACACATCATTGAACAAAATCGACAAAGATTTTTGCCCTTGTGCTGGTATTCTAgtgttaaaaaaatgataaaaagcgTTACAGTTAAGCAAAGCATGTAGTAGTTTGGAAGTTGCCATGTGCCGTGGAGTAAGTTGGGGTAGTGGTGGTGGAAGGCACAGGCTGCAGTATTAAGTAAGAGTAGACTTTGTTGAGAAAGTGAAACTGAAGCTAAGCCTTGAAGGAGGTGTGGAAATTTGCAAGCAAATATCTGGAGGAAGAGCATTCTAGGTGGAGGGAGCAGTtagagcaaaggccctgaggcaggagcgaGCCCAGACAGCTGCAGTGCGGCTGGAGTGGCCTGAGAGGAGGTTGTGGTAGGAGATGAGGTTGGAGAAGAAGGGGGAAGGGAGCTTAGTAGACTGCTAGAAGTACTTTAGTGGGTGGGAAGCCATTGTCCTGACTTGTACCGCCCTAGATTGGTGCTGCCTGGTTTTGAACTTGATATAATGGAATTATGCAGTATGTGGTATTTTCTGTCcagcttcttttgctcaacattataTTTGAGAGAATCACCATCCACCATTGTCATATGTAGCAGTAGGTCAGTCATGCTTATTGTTCTGTGATGTGTGATGGTCCAACTTCTACTGCAGTTACTGACCACGATGTTTCCATTCTTCTACTGGTGGACATTTTGGTGGTTTTTGGCTATTGAACAGTACACATAacggtgggtttttttttggttttttttggtttttggttttttagggctgtgttgggtcttcgttgttgcgcgcaggctttctctagttgcggtgagcacgGGCTgctttgttgtggcgcacaggcttagttgttctgcggcatgtcggatcttcctggaccagggctcaaaccggtgtcccctgcactgggaggcggattcttaaccactgcaccaccagggaagcacccatgaggcaatttttttaaatagcctacatttttggttgcttttaGAAAGATGTCAGTCTACAGTACACACATACGTATACAACATCTCTTAGGGATGCGTAACTCTAAGAGACAAATAACCTCACAAGACCTATaccatacatatgtgtgtatttatccATTGCTaacaactacttttttttttttttttttttttttttttttttttttgcggtacgcgggcctctcactgctgtggcctctcccgttgcggagcacaggctccggacgcacaggctcagcggccatggctcacgggcctagttgctccgtggcatgtgggatcttcccggaccagggcacgaacccgtgtctcctgcatcggcaggcggattctcaaccactgcgccaccagggaagcccaacaactactttttatttattaaaatactcttttttcacaacattgtaaataaactatactccaataaaaactaattttttaaatctatttttgtctgacagtttttaataaaatttgcaTAACAAACTTCACCACTTTAAAGGGTATAATTCCATGATTATTAGTTTATTCACCatgttgttgtgcaaccatctctGCTGTCTAATTCCACAGCATTTCTGTCATCCCGAAAAGAAGTCCCTGCCCGTTAACGGCATTCCCCATTCCTCCTTTTCCCCCCAGCCCTGGCAAATCAGTGATCTTCCTTCTGCctctgtggatttgtctattcttgatattttctaaaaatagaatcatGAAATATGTGGCTTTTTgcgtttgatttctttcattgagcatcttttcaagtttaATCTAGGTTGTAGGaggtatcagtactttattcctttttatggccgaataatattgCACTGTCTGGGTACACGACactttgtttatccgttcattaGTTCATGGACAGTTGagctgttttcactttttggctattatggattatgctgctatgaatttttgtgtacaagttttgtgtGAACAatattctcttgggtatatataccTAATTGTGGAATTGCCTGGCCAGTTTGGGTAGTTTGTTTTTGGaagctcatctttttttttttttttttttttaaacatctttattggagtataactgttttacaatagtgtgttagtttctcctttacaacaaagtgaatcagttatacatatacatatgttcccataactcttccctcttgtgtcaccctccctcccaccctccctatcccacccctctaggtggtcacaaagcacagaggtgaactccctgtgctatgcggctgcttcccactagctatctaatttacatttggtagtgtgtatatatccctgccactctctcacatcgtcacagcttacccttccccctccccatatttgGAAGCTCATCTTGCTAAACCAGATCCTCTCATTTTAGACTTCATGGCTTTTTGAAGGCTTGGTATTTGGCAGAACTTGGCTATTCCTGCCATGAATAGACTCACCAAAAGCAGAAACATGTCTGTAGTGGAAGTTTTTCAATGTTGTTTTTAAGTCATGTTTTTAAATATCAGAACTGTCTATCCCCTGCAGTATTGCATCAGCTAGCTAAAGTCCTTTTTGAATTCATTCCCAATGCCTGACATGTACACGTTCTTTGGCGATATCAGTCATTTGCTCCATCCCTCCGTCCCTTTTAGTGACCCATTGAACTGGTCCCAACCATCTGgatggtctttattttttttattattattattttttttttttgcggtacgcgagcaggctcagaggccatggctcacgggcccagccgctccgcggcacgtgggatcttcccggaccggggcacgaacccgcgacccctgcatcggcaggcggactctcaaccactgcgccaccagggaagccctggatggtcTTTAATAAAACACTTCTCCCACGATTTAACAActtggttattacaaataaaattttgctgTGAGGTCATATTCATGTTAAATTaataatatgatttaaatttcctacatggaaatgtttttattattattccttaTCGGTTCAGGTTTGTCTTTGGCaaaatactttctatttttttttccttttttcattcttgACTTGAAAAAATCCTGTCAGAGAGATTCAGAAAGGTCTTGGGTCTTAACCTAGATTATGTCATAATTTACAAGTAAAATGGtgctcaacaaaatattttgagctgaaaaacaatttaaaatctaGACTAATTTGCAACTTTATACTCATAAACAGTGTATAAgaataaaatgctattttaaatgttaCTCTTGCCAAAAGATTCATATTCGTTAAAaagactagaaaataaaataaatgaattaacaagaagaaaataaaaatcagccaTCTAAAAAGAAAGAGTTGCTATTGACTGGTAATGCTCTTTCATAGGGGTTTATCTAGCACTTAGCATCACTGCTATTTGCAGGTCTGTAAGTGGCTCTCCCTCACTGCTCCTGTCTGGCTGCTTTTCTCATAGGACATGATCCACATCGCAGACACCAAGGTGGCCAGGCGCTATGGGGATTTCTTCATCCGGCAGATTCACAAATTTGAAGAGGTGAGAGGTCTGAGAGAGCAGTGTGTGGGCTGGGGACAGAGGTTAGGAACTTGGTGGGGagttataaattttttatttctcatttctgttttcaAGAAAGCCTGAAATTGGCCCTTTAAGTTTCTGAGCTAGACTGGCTGGCTGCTTGGGGTTTGGGGAGCGGGGTTGGGCCTGTAGGAGTTGCTGTGTCAGCCTTCTCTGGAGCATCTCTTTCCAAGATCTCCTGCTGCGTGTGGCCAGCTCCCTCCCTGCTATTTCCTGACATGGGTGGATTCACTGCCTGCTCTTACCCATCCCTCCCCATTCGGCAGTTACTCTCTGACTTAGACAGGTCTGGCCGGTTTCTGCAGGTTGAGACCATGAAGCTCTGTTCTGACAGACTTGGTGCATTCCACATCCTGCCCTTGGAGAGGTCTTATGGGTCACTTTTTGTGGCCATAGCTAGGGCCACCGCGTCTTGGTGCTTTGAGTCCTCCAGCAGAGGTCACTGCTGTGCTGTGGTCCATGCTACCAGACTCCTGCAGGGTAATAATACAGCCTTGGCAAGTCTAGGCACCCTGGGTCCctttcctgtctgtaaaatgggcagagCAGCGTGGGATGTACGTTTGTTGAGTGTGAAGGGCAGATAGAACAAGCTGCGTGAATTATGTGACACCATAAGAATGTCATGTGGAGGACCTGACGGAGCGTTTACACGTGATAGTATGCGACACCATAAGAATGTCATGTGGAGGACCTGACGGAGCGTTTACACATGATAGTAGACAACTCATGCTCATGTCAGAGGCGCGGCCTGGCCTGGTGATCGTGCACCCTGTAGGAAAAGGTTTGGTGAAAAAGCCATatctgactgggcttccctggtggcgcagtggttaagaatcagcctgccaatgcaagggaaatgggtttgagccctggcccgggaagatcccacatgccgcagagtagctaagcccgtgcaccacaactactgagcctaagtGCCACgaccactgaagcctgcgtgcctagagcccatgctccacaacaagagaagccactgcaatgagaagcctgcgcatcacaacgaagtgtagcccccgctcgccgcaactagagaaagcccgcgtgcagcaataaagacccaacacagccaaaaacaaacaaaaaaaaccccatatctgactttgcttttctttctcttccagctTAATCGAACCCTGAAGAAGATGGGACAGAGACCCTGAGTATATTCATCCTTGACACTACTCAGGAACCTATTTTGATGTTATCATAGGTGGGGAGTGTTTTTGCCACCATGAAGCCTTTACCTAGCTCAGCCATCAGCCAGTCAAGTGAGTTGAAGTTTATTTAAATCAGGGAGTGAAATCTTTTAAATAGGTCTCAATAAAGGATCTTCTTTAGAGTCAGATTTGTCATCTCATTATTGTTGGGGAGCATCTGTGGACAAGGGCAACAATATGTAATTTCCCATTTATCATGAGATACTTTCTCCTGATGCATTCGTTATTggtgttttaattatttaatcccTGGATTCATAAAGCTTTATACAGTATTACAGGACATTTtcatattcagtatcttatgtGCATCTCACAAGAATGCTGTAAGCATTAATGACCTGCCATAATTTGCATGCATGTTCGTGGAAGTGCTGGGTTTCAGGAAGGAACTACTGAACACCTACTGCCAGGACTGTGCTGAAAGGAATCCATGTACATTGCCTATACTTCACAGCTCGGGTTTAGGAGGATCCCCAtttcactgatgaggaaacagacttggGGAGTTAAGTGACTTGATCGAGGTCACGTagttataaagaaaagcaaagagttGGCTCCAAACTCTACCGTCTTGTGCTGCCCAGGTCTGATTTTTCACACTGAAAACTTTGGTTTATGTCGTGGGCGGCCTCTCCCACCCTCAGTGAGGTTCGGAGCTACTGCTTGTCTGCCAGAACTTTCACGGCCAGTCACAGCTGAGTTATGTCTGTTTTTCCCTCTCTGTACCATCCCTCCCTTAAACAACCATATGGGATCTGCCATCTTGGGTATTTCTTTGAGATGGCACCTTCTGCATCCCCAAACCTAGCAGCCCACACACTGTTACCAGAGCCAATCTCTAATCTTTTCTAACAAAGCACAGATCATACTGATCTATAATTACAAACTTTACTGAAACTCGTTGTCTCAGGTAACCCACACAACCTACCCATCAAAGATCAGATGTTCTTGGAGCTGTAGAAACTTTATATCCAGGAGTAAGGCCCTCGGAATGGTCTCAACAGTTTACGCACTATCTCACTCTGGAGACGGGTAGTTATTGATGAGGAAAGTGACGCTCAGAGTAATTAAATAGCTTGTCCAAGGCCAAAGTAGTAGGTAGTGAAGGCAGGTCTTTCGTTTCTCAAACTTGTGGTTTTACTTTAGAAAGCCCTACCCTAAGACTGGCAGCAAGAGGTGAAAC is a genomic window of Kogia breviceps isolate mKogBre1 chromosome 12, mKogBre1 haplotype 1, whole genome shotgun sequence containing:
- the EIF3L gene encoding eukaryotic translation initiation factor 3 subunit L, translated to MSYPADDYESEAAYDPYAYPGDYDMHTGDPKQDLAYERQYEQQTYQVIPEVIKNFIQYFHKTVSDLIDQKVYELQASRVSSDVIDQKVYEIQDIYENSWTKLTERFFKNTPWPEAETIAPQVGNDAVFLILYKELYYRHIYAKVSGGPSLEQRFESYYNYCNLFNYILNADGPAPLELPNQWLWDIIDEFIYQFQSFSQYRCKTAKKSEEEIDFLRSNPKIWNVHSVLNVLHSLVDKSNINRQLEVYTSGGDPESVAGEYGRHSLYKMLGYFSLVGLLRLHSLLGDYYQAIKVLENIELNKKSMYSRVPECQVTTYYYVGFAYLMMRRYQDAIRVFANILLYIQRTKSMFQRTTYKYEMINKQNEQMHALLAIALTMYPMRIDESIHLQLREKYGDKMLRMQKGDPQVYEELFSYSCPKFLSPVVPNYDNVHPNYHKEPFLQQLKVFSDEVQQQAQLSTIRSFLKLYTTMPVAKLAGFLDLTEQEFRIQLLVFKHKMKNLVWTSGISALDGEFQSASEVDFYIDKDMIHIADTKVARRYGDFFIRQIHKFEELNRTLKKMGQRP